One Qipengyuania aurantiaca genomic region harbors:
- a CDS encoding ribonuclease → MPEWLVEEGVGETRAILLDGDTVLAAKCRWPGELYAGQAIAAKLSAKRGTRGSATTPEGREVLVDKLPRDASEGATIDFVVTRAAMTERGRYKLPAARPAAAVTTGEDVFESGKRVRRFPAGTWEEVWHAASSGEIAFDGGSLLFAVTPAMTLVDIDGALDPRTLALAAVGPLAEALRQFDLGGSIGVDFPTLETKADRKVVDTALEEALAGWPHERTAMNGFGFVQIVARLEAPSLLHRFATSRTGMAVRMALRRAEMVEGAGVTLLTVHPALKAKLKPDWITEVQRRTGRPLQIETDPALAIEAATAQIVSHE, encoded by the coding sequence TTGCCTGAATGGCTGGTCGAGGAGGGCGTGGGCGAGACCCGCGCGATCCTGCTCGACGGTGACACGGTGCTGGCCGCGAAATGCCGCTGGCCGGGCGAGCTTTACGCGGGACAAGCGATTGCCGCGAAACTGAGCGCCAAGCGTGGCACGCGGGGCTCGGCAACCACACCGGAAGGCCGCGAGGTGCTGGTCGACAAGCTTCCGCGCGATGCAAGCGAGGGCGCCACAATCGACTTCGTCGTCACCCGCGCCGCCATGACCGAGCGAGGGCGCTACAAGCTGCCTGCCGCGCGGCCCGCCGCGGCCGTGACGACGGGTGAAGACGTTTTCGAAAGCGGGAAGCGCGTCCGCCGTTTTCCTGCCGGGACATGGGAAGAAGTCTGGCACGCTGCCAGTTCGGGCGAGATCGCCTTCGACGGCGGTTCGCTGCTCTTTGCGGTCACTCCGGCCATGACCCTTGTCGATATCGACGGCGCTCTCGACCCGCGCACGCTGGCACTCGCCGCTGTCGGGCCGCTGGCTGAAGCCTTGCGGCAGTTCGATCTGGGCGGTTCCATCGGGGTCGACTTCCCGACCCTCGAAACCAAGGCCGACCGCAAGGTCGTGGACACGGCGCTGGAAGAGGCGCTGGCGGGCTGGCCGCACGAGCGCACCGCGATGAACGGCTTCGGCTTCGTCCAGATCGTCGCGCGGCTGGAAGCCCCCTCGCTGCTCCACCGGTTCGCTACCTCGCGCACCGGTATGGCAGTGCGCATGGCGCTGCGGCGGGCAGAGATGGTCGAAGGGGCCGGGGTGACCCTGCTTACGGTGCATCCCGCGCTCAAGGCGAAGCTCAAACCCGACTGGATCACGGAGGTCCAGCGCCGGACGGGCCGCCCCTTGCAGATAGAGACCGATCCCGCCCTTGCC
- a CDS encoding Maf family protein, with translation MGKPTLILASASPRRRELIARLGLTPDAIAPADIDETPHKGELPRDYAKRMAREKADAAASVEGFVLAGDTVVAAGRRILPKAEDEATARQCLELLSGRRHRVLSAIALRAPDGTMRERLSETVVLFKRLSAEEIDAYIASGEWDGKAGGYAIQGLAEGLVTRIQGSHSGVVGLPLYETRALLKAAGFPIA, from the coding sequence GTGGGCAAGCCCACTCTCATCCTCGCATCCGCCAGCCCGCGCCGCCGCGAACTTATCGCGCGGCTCGGCTTGACGCCGGACGCCATCGCCCCTGCCGACATCGACGAAACGCCCCATAAGGGCGAGCTTCCGCGCGACTATGCCAAACGCATGGCGCGCGAGAAGGCCGATGCGGCCGCCAGCGTAGAGGGCTTCGTGCTGGCGGGTGATACGGTTGTGGCCGCCGGTCGCCGCATCCTGCCCAAGGCCGAGGACGAGGCAACCGCGCGCCAGTGTCTTGAACTTTTGTCCGGCCGCCGCCACCGCGTGCTCTCGGCCATTGCCCTGCGCGCGCCCGACGGCACAATGCGCGAGCGGCTGAGCGAAACCGTGGTCCTCTTCAAACGGCTGAGCGCAGAAGAGATCGACGCCTATATCGCCAGCGGCGAATGGGACGGGAAAGCGGGCGGCTACGCCATCCAGGGTCTTGCCGAAGGTCTCGTCACACGCATCCAGGGCAGCCATTCGGGCGTCGTCGGCCTGCCGCTGTACGAAACGCGCGCGCTGCTGAAGGCGGCGGGGTTCCCAATTGCCTGA
- the infA gene encoding translation initiation factor IF-1: MAKEELLEMRGRVVELLPNAMFRVELENGHEVLGHTAGKMRKNRIRVLVGDEVLCELTPYDLTKARITYRFMPGRGGPGQGPGPQ; encoded by the coding sequence ATGGCCAAAGAAGAACTTCTCGAAATGCGCGGGCGCGTTGTGGAACTGCTGCCCAACGCCATGTTCCGCGTCGAGCTCGAGAACGGCCACGAAGTGCTCGGCCACACGGCGGGCAAGATGCGCAAGAACCGCATCCGCGTGCTTGTGGGCGACGAGGTCCTGTGCGAGCTGACGCCCTACGATCTGACCAAGGCGCGCATCACCTACCGCTTCATGCCCGGTCGCGGTGGACCCGGCCAGGGCCCCGGTCCGCAGTAA